Part of the Candidatus Zixiibacteriota bacterium genome, ATACATAACCGAATCCAAGATCGCGGCTCTTTCGATAATCACTATAGGTGTCGGCCTACTACTGTGTGGACTATCACCGGACCTGTTGATGCTGGGGTTGGCTACAGTCGTGATGTCGTTCGGTTTCCATTACTTTGAGCCAACCAACTCTTCACAACTGCTGATGCTTTCCAAATCGAGCGAACTCGGCCGTTCTCAGGGGAAACTTCAGTCCTGGGAATCACTGGCCGGGTTGATCGGGGCCGGACTGGTATTGACGCTGACATTGTATCTCAGTTTTCGCACAACGTTCTTTTTGATCGGTGGCCTGGTGAGCGTTATCGGACTATATCTTGTGGCGGCTCTGCCTGCCAACCGTACCGCGACCGAACACCGCAAGATTCGAATCCAGAAGAAATACTGGCTGTACTATACACTATCATTTCTGCGCGGGTGTCGGAGACACATTTTTACAACTTTTGCGATATTCCTTCTGGTTAAGGTTCATCATCTCGGCATCACCGAGATTTCCATTCTAATGCTGGCTAATAGCGCCATTACAATTTTCACAAACCGTTGGCTCGGTCGCGCCAGTGACTCACTGGGTGAGAAGGCTGTACTAGCCGGATGTTCGTTAATCCTCGTCTTTATCTTCTGTGGTTATGCCTTCGTGAGTTACTTGCCCGTGTTGATCGGTTTCTATATTGCCGACAACATCCTTTTTGCTTCGTCGATCGCGCTTAAGTCGTATCTGAGAAAAATATCAACGCCGCAGGACCTGACGAGTTGCCTGGCATTTGGCATGACTGCCAATCATATCACAGCTATCGTAATCCCTATCCTGGGTGGCATAGCCTGGGCAACATTTGGTTTTCAGACAACGTTCCTGGCAGGTGCTGCGATTGTGTTTATTGATATGCTCTTTGCTCTTAAGGTACCTGGGCAATTGGACGGGGGCCATTGAAATCGTTGCAATGGAGCGATCGATTGCACTTTCGGAAGAGAGGTCGTCGCACTGCGACTACATCAGACGCAACGACCCGATGCAATGGCCTTCAGAATCACGAATCGGTACCAACAGAATATTGTCAAAACCGTCAAGGATGGCCTCTTCAGGAATAGTCAAAGTATCTGTCTTTCGACCGGGCGTTTCTTTCCCATCCGATTCAAGAGATACAGTTGCAACTACGTCCTGATCCCGACAGAAGTACAAGTCGTACCGCCTCCCTCGATCAGCACCAAGTTCTATCTGCCGATTATGTCGCACACTAGAAAAAGTAACAAGCATTCCGTCTCGTTTGACAACATGCTCTGGCAAGTTATCGAAATCATCGTACTTCACTTCGTCGGGAGTACCCCAGGTCAGCGCTTCGCGAGTTATTGTCGTAAGCAAGTATGGACTTTTCCACTTTGAGTAGAAACTTTGATTGGGGAGCATGTCGTACGAACACCCCAGGTATTCGTTTAAGATAAGGCGAAACGTATTTACGGGTGTGAGACGATCATGCAGAAGACTGGAATCAATCCCTGGCATATACAAAGCATTCAGAATCGAGTACTTCTCCCTAAAGCAGTTTTTGTTCCATCCATTCCCACTGGCGCGGGACCTTGTTCCATGATCACCTTGAAATATAATGACGGGTGCAATATCAGATGATCGTTCAATAATGGTCTGTGCCAGGGTGGTTAATCGTGAGTTCAAGTAAGCCAACTGGTCGGCATAACTCGCCCGATACATTTCTTTGGTTCCACCTAGTTTCTCGTGGAACACCGGATCGTTGAGTGTGAAGGGCCATTCGGGATCCAGGTGATTACCCTGAGCATCGAACACAAATGGCGGATGTGGGCATAGAATATGGGCAAATACGAATTTCGGTGAGCTTGTCTGACAGACTAGTGGAAACTTATCCAAAACGGCAAGGACACGATCACGATGCTCTGCATAAGCAGTTTTTCTGGCTGGCACCATGAGAAGTACAGGAGTTGTAGATAACAGAAGTTGCTCAAACTCATCGACAAGACGCTCCCCGGAAATATAGACGTCTGCCTCTGTCATCTCAGTTGGGTAATGACCTGTCTCAAAAGCGACGATATCATAGCCAGCGTTCCTAAGCGTGCTTGTCAGCGTATTTTGCCTGATTCGATCCGACATCAATGTTCGGTCACCAGAAGATGGCTCCAGCCCATCAAGACTGTCGGCATAATTTAGGTTAAGGGACGACACTAGGGATAATACAGTCTCTGGATAGTTGGAACGTGCCCGATCAACGACATAGAACCCCATATCTTCAAGACCATTCAGAAACTCCGAATTGTCGTGATCGAATACTTCCTTCAGAACATCGCTCCGGGTATAGGCATCACATACTATGTAATAAATGTCGGGCAGTTGGTCGGGCGGGTCACACTCAGTTCCGTCTGTTTCCAGAATGACGAGAGGTCCAGGGCGATCCGCCAGCACACTGCCAACACCCCATATTTGAATCAACACCAGGACAGTGGCGATCACATTGAGAGCACTTGTGATTCCATCCAATTCACGCCGTTGGCGAACAATAGACCAACCTCCGATTATCAGCAGTAAAATCCAGAAAACCAGCAGCATGATCCCGGATGTAATCTCCGAATCTCCGATCGTGATGCTGATCTCTGGTAATACGTTTTTAACATGACCAAAGGAGAAAAACAGCATAAGACTGAGAGTCGCGAACAAAGCTCCCTTCCGAAGATTTCGTAAGACGAGCGTAAAGAGAACTGTGACACCCAGAGAGATCGCAGCCACACCCCAGAGAACATCCAGCACTTCGTCCAGGACTAGTTCGTTTGCGTTCTGGGCAAAAAGGAACAAAACCGGAAACACCCCGAAGAGAACGGGGTGGATAGCGCCGTATTTTTTAATAAAACTGATCACAGTCTGGTCATTAGATAAAGGGTTCGTTTGCTGTCACGGATGGGGCTTGTTTGCTTGATATGGAAATGGTCGGAGAAAGCTTTTTCGAAATGGGCGCGATCATAGTCCGGAAACACATCTTCGCGGTTAGCCAGCATGCGTTGAATTTGGGAGTCTTCTTTGGGAACAAACTCGATTATCAACGCACGGCCAATTTCACCGAAAAAACGGCTGATATCACTCAGAGGAACATTGTTCCCGATAGCCAGATGGTGTACCAAAGCCAACGCCATAACCAGGTCGGCCGGACCGCGTTGGCGCAATGACATCCTTTCCCGATGCGCCCATCCGAGATCAGGGCTGGGGTTGCTCAAGTCCAGCATCAACGGAAGAAGAAGGTCATCGCCCTTTTTTCTGCATTCGAGATAATTGGCTTCGACAGCAGAGGAATCCATATCAAATGCTACTGTGTAGGCGCCGCGCTCGGAGGCCAGGCGACTGAACAGACCAGTGTTGGCACCCATGTCCCAGACTGATATCGGTGTCATGACATTCAGGGACTCCGAAACGAGTTGCCTTTTGTGATCAAGCGCCTCCCGACTATAGTTCGTGTCGGAATAATAATCCCCCCAGACCGTGTTACCGGGTGACCATTTCAATTTTCTAATTCTGGTTTCCAGTGAATCGATCAGCCCTAGTAGACCGCGTTTGCTCATTACCCCTTTCCCACCGGTTGTAGTACCCTTGTCGGCAGCTCGTCGCTGGCTCGCGGCGTGCAGGTGGATGTTAGTTAGCAGGGAGAAAGTCATCCATGTCCTGCGTGGCAGCAACTTGCTGGTCAGGTCAAGGGGTATGCCGTCGATATTAACCCGCAGCAACTGTCCCAGCCTGATATCACAGTAAGCCATCAGGGCTAACGGAGCAAGGAAATGACGACAGAACTGATTATAAGCAACCCAGGGTGTTCCTTCTTCATAACGGTCGAAGGAAAGATTATCGATCAGTACCGGTTTCCCTTTGAGAAATTGAATGTTATACGCACTCGCATCCTTAAGCGACATACCGTGTTCAAGGGCGAGCTTCTGGATAGCAAGAGTTGTCAGGGCAGAGTCTTTAAGCTGGCCAAAACACCATTCGTATGGGTACGAAACGAAGGGTACTTCCTCTGGTTTCAGAATACGATCAGCCGTCTCAGGATCATGAGGAGGTATATCAACCTCCTCGAATGACACAACCAATCCCTTGCCGACAAGCGATTCATGCAATCCGGAACTGGTCAATAATTCGAAGTTCTCACGATACTCAGAATTGACCTGCCGATAGAGTTGCCCCTCCCTAAAGAACACAAAACCTGAAGGGTCGCGAAAAGATCCGGCTACACGCTCGTCACGAAGTGGTGTCATCGTCTCGTTTGGATCGGGAGAATAAAGTGGCAATAAACAAACTAACTCGTTTCCAGTATATCTTCAGTGTGAAAAGTGCGCCCAGTAAACCCGCC contains:
- a CDS encoding SAM-dependent methyltransferase, with translation MTPLRDERVAGSFRDPSGFVFFREGQLYRQVNSEYRENFELLTSSGLHESLVGKGLVVSFEEVDIPPHDPETADRILKPEEVPFVSYPYEWCFGQLKDSALTTLAIQKLALEHGMSLKDASAYNIQFLKGKPVLIDNLSFDRYEEGTPWVAYNQFCRHFLAPLALMAYCDIRLGQLLRVNIDGIPLDLTSKLLPRRTWMTFSLLTNIHLHAASQRRAADKGTTTGGKGVMSKRGLLGLIDSLETRIRKLKWSPGNTVWGDYYSDTNYSREALDHKRQLVSESLNVMTPISVWDMGANTGLFSRLASERGAYTVAFDMDSSAVEANYLECRKKGDDLLLPLMLDLSNPSPDLGWAHRERMSLRQRGPADLVMALALVHHLAIGNNVPLSDISRFFGEIGRALIIEFVPKEDSQIQRMLANREDVFPDYDRAHFEKAFSDHFHIKQTSPIRDSKRTLYLMTRL
- a CDS encoding MFS transporter; the encoded protein is MIIYRSYSHTGGGPPVNLNFFSYSFSLHSLSCPLMAFRIKKVSMATVTFSAVVVWIGFYAWRVMFNNFAVEVFDASPTDVGLIQAAREIPGLLAFGVGALALYITESKIAALSIITIGVGLLLCGLSPDLLMLGLATVVMSFGFHYFEPTNSSQLLMLSKSSELGRSQGKLQSWESLAGLIGAGLVLTLTLYLSFRTTFFLIGGLVSVIGLYLVAALPANRTATEHRKIRIQKKYWLYYTLSFLRGCRRHIFTTFAIFLLVKVHHLGITEISILMLANSAITIFTNRWLGRASDSLGEKAVLAGCSLILVFIFCGYAFVSYLPVLIGFYIADNILFASSIALKSYLRKISTPQDLTSCLAFGMTANHITAIVIPILGGIAWATFGFQTTFLAGAAIVFIDMLFALKVPGQLDGGH